The region TGTATGGTGATGTCGGCGCTGATGTACTACCCGTTTGTTAAAGCCTATGAGCGCACCCTGCAAAAGCAGGAGACCGCACAGGGTACGCCTGAAAGTGACACCGTCACAAATAATGCCTGATTTTTACCCCGCCTGCCGTACCGGCAGGCGTCTGACTGAGCTATGAGGATGGATATGCACTACTCATTTCCTGAAGGATTCTGGTGGGGCAGCGCCAGCTCGGCGCCGCAAACCGAAGGCGAAAGCCTGAGCCATGGCAAAACGCCCACCACCTGGGACCACTGGTTCCGCCTGCAACCGGAGCGCTTTCACCACGGTGTCGGCCCGGCGCAGACCTCGACTTTTTATCAGCACTGGAAAGAAGACATCGCGCTGCTGAAGGCGCTCAATCACAATACCTTTCGGACATCCATTTCCTGGGCGCGCCTGATCCCGGACGGCACCGGCGCGGTCAATCAGGAGGCGGTCGCCTTCTACAATCAGGTTATCGATGAACTGCTGCGCCAGGGCATCACGCCATTTATTAATCTCTTCCACTTTGATATGCCGCTGTCGCTCCAGGAACAGGGCGGCTTTGAGAACCGCAAGGTGATCGACGCCTTTGAAGCCTACGCGCGCACCTGCTTTGAACTCTTCGGCGACCGCGTGACCCACTGGTTTACCTTTAATGAGCCGATCGTGCCGGTGGAAGGCGGCTATCTGTACGATTTCCACTACCCGAACGTGGTGGATTTCCGCCGCGCGGCGACCGTTGCGTATCACACCATGCTGGCGCATGCCCGCGCGGTAAAGGCCTACCACGAGCGTAACGATGGCGGTGAAATCGGCATTATCCTGAACCTGACGCCGTCTTACCCGCGCTCGCAGAATCCGGCGGATGTCAAAGCGGCGCATATTGCCGATCTGATGTTCAACCGCAGTTTCCTCGACCCGGCGCTGCGCGGCACCTACCCGGAAGATCTGGTGGCGCTGCTGGCTCAGTACGATCAACTGCCCGACTGCCAGCCTGGCGACAAAGAACTGCTGGCGGCGGGTGTGGTGGATCTGCTCGGCATCAATTACTATCAGCCGCGCCGCATTCAGTGCCGGGATTCGCAGGTCAATCCGGACAGCCCGTTTATGCCTGAGTGGTTCTTCAGCGCTTATGAAATGCCAGGGCGTAAAATGAACCCCTACCGCGGCTGGGAAATTTATGAGAAAGGCATCTACGACATTCTCACCCGCCTGCGTGTAGAGTATGGCAACCCGCGCTGCTATATCTCAGAAAACGGCATGGGTGTGGAAAACGAACAGCGCTTCGAGCATGAGGGGCAGATTCAGGATGATTACCGCATTGAGTTCGTGCGCGATCACCTGAAGTGGCTGCATAAGGGCCTCAGCGAAGGCAGCCGTTGTCTGGGCTACCACATGTGGACTTTTATCGATAACTGGTCCTGGTGCAACGCCTATAAGAATCGCTACGGCTTTGTGTCGCTCGATCTGGAAAGCCAGAAACGCACGATTAAAAAGAGCGGTGAATGGTACCGCCAGGTGGCGGCAAAGAACGGGTTTGATGAGTAACCGAGTGGCGGCCTTCGCGCCGCCACGCTTTGCAGGAAAAGATGATGT is a window of Cronobacter muytjensii ATCC 51329 DNA encoding:
- a CDS encoding glycoside hydrolase family 1 protein, with protein sequence MHYSFPEGFWWGSASSAPQTEGESLSHGKTPTTWDHWFRLQPERFHHGVGPAQTSTFYQHWKEDIALLKALNHNTFRTSISWARLIPDGTGAVNQEAVAFYNQVIDELLRQGITPFINLFHFDMPLSLQEQGGFENRKVIDAFEAYARTCFELFGDRVTHWFTFNEPIVPVEGGYLYDFHYPNVVDFRRAATVAYHTMLAHARAVKAYHERNDGGEIGIILNLTPSYPRSQNPADVKAAHIADLMFNRSFLDPALRGTYPEDLVALLAQYDQLPDCQPGDKELLAAGVVDLLGINYYQPRRIQCRDSQVNPDSPFMPEWFFSAYEMPGRKMNPYRGWEIYEKGIYDILTRLRVEYGNPRCYISENGMGVENEQRFEHEGQIQDDYRIEFVRDHLKWLHKGLSEGSRCLGYHMWTFIDNWSWCNAYKNRYGFVSLDLESQKRTIKKSGEWYRQVAAKNGFDE